In a single window of the uncultured Dysgonomonas sp. genome:
- the uvrA gene encoding excinuclease ABC subunit UvrA produces METNTQEAKETISVYGARVHNLKNIDVEIPRDSLVVITGLSGSGKSSLAFDTIFAEGQRRYIETFSAYVRNFLGGMERPDVDKITGLSPVISIEQKTTNRNPRSTVGTTTEIYDFLRLLYARAGDAYSYLTGEKMVKYTEEQILELIMERYIGKRIYLLAPVVRNRKGHYKELFEQISKKGYLTVRVDGVIREILPGMRVDRYKMHSIEVLIDKLQVSNKFADNLKASLRTAMKQGDGLIMIQDVETGDVRHFSRQLMCPTTGLSYSEPAPHTFSFNSPHGACPRCKGLGIVNQIDMGKIVPKPQLSIYAGGIAPLGKYKNSLFFWQIEAICEKHGVSIKTPIKDIPQEAMDDIMFGTDERLQIKNESLGTSNYVVAFEGVAKYIEMQQDSDSSASAQKWAEQFIKTDVCPDCNGQRLNKEALHYKINEKNIAELAEMDIQRLYEWIQDMDVHISERQQVIAQEIKKEIVSRLSFLLDVGLNYLSLNRASVTLSGGESQRIRLATQIGSQLVNVLYILDEPSIGLHQRDNNRLIDSLKKLRDSGNSVIVVEHDKDIMLDADYVVDLGPYAGRRGGKVVFAGTPKEMLSASTMTADYLNGRLKIEIPKKRRKGNGKKITIKGATGHNLKDVSVTFPLNTFICVTGVSGSGKSSLINGTLQPILSQHLYKSLTDPLPYKTLDGIDNVDKVISVDQSPIGRTPRSNPATYTGVFSDIRNLFVGLPESKIRGYKPGRFSFNVKGGRCEVCGGNGYKTIGMNFLPDVYVQCEECHGKRYNRETLEVRFKGKSIADVLDMTINMAVEFFENVPIILHKVKVLQEVGLGYLKLGQPSTTLSGGESQRIKLASELARIDTGNTIYILDEPTTGLHFEDIRVLLGVLNKLVDRGNTIIVIEHNQDIIKSADYIIDMGPDGGIGGGTVVAVGKPEEVIKEKNSFTAEYLRDELS; encoded by the coding sequence ATGGAAACAAATACACAGGAAGCAAAAGAAACGATAAGCGTGTATGGAGCACGCGTTCACAATCTCAAAAATATAGACGTAGAAATACCCCGCGATTCGCTTGTGGTCATCACAGGCCTTAGTGGTAGCGGAAAGTCGTCATTGGCATTCGATACTATCTTTGCCGAAGGACAAAGACGATATATTGAAACATTTTCGGCCTATGTCCGTAACTTTCTGGGTGGTATGGAGCGTCCCGATGTGGATAAGATAACAGGGCTTAGTCCGGTTATCTCTATCGAACAAAAAACAACTAACCGAAACCCCCGTTCTACGGTAGGTACAACCACCGAGATATATGACTTTCTCCGCTTGCTGTATGCGCGTGCGGGAGATGCTTATTCCTATCTTACCGGGGAGAAAATGGTAAAATATACAGAAGAGCAGATCTTGGAACTCATCATGGAGCGCTATATCGGGAAAAGGATATACCTGCTTGCCCCTGTAGTCCGTAACCGTAAAGGACATTATAAAGAGTTGTTCGAGCAAATCAGTAAGAAAGGTTACCTTACAGTGCGTGTCGATGGTGTGATACGGGAAATACTTCCCGGCATGCGTGTCGACAGGTACAAAATGCACAGTATCGAAGTCCTGATAGATAAACTGCAGGTATCCAATAAATTTGCAGACAACCTGAAAGCCAGTTTGCGCACGGCGATGAAACAGGGAGACGGACTTATAATGATTCAGGATGTGGAAACCGGGGACGTACGCCATTTCAGTCGTCAGTTGATGTGCCCTACTACAGGCCTGTCGTATAGCGAGCCTGCCCCACATACATTTTCGTTCAATTCACCGCACGGAGCATGTCCCCGCTGTAAAGGACTGGGCATAGTTAACCAGATAGATATGGGTAAAATCGTACCCAAACCCCAACTTAGTATTTATGCCGGTGGTATAGCCCCGCTTGGAAAATATAAGAATTCACTGTTCTTCTGGCAAATAGAAGCCATCTGCGAAAAGCATGGCGTCTCTATCAAAACCCCGATAAAGGATATACCACAAGAAGCGATGGATGATATCATGTTCGGTACCGATGAGCGTTTGCAGATTAAAAACGAATCGTTGGGAACATCGAATTATGTAGTGGCATTTGAGGGTGTAGCCAAATATATAGAGATGCAACAAGATAGTGATTCTTCGGCCTCGGCGCAGAAATGGGCGGAGCAGTTCATTAAAACCGATGTTTGTCCAGATTGCAACGGTCAACGCCTGAATAAAGAAGCACTTCACTACAAGATAAATGAAAAGAATATAGCCGAACTGGCAGAAATGGATATCCAACGGCTATATGAGTGGATACAGGATATGGATGTGCATATCTCGGAGCGTCAGCAGGTGATCGCTCAAGAGATTAAAAAGGAAATTGTATCCCGTCTTTCATTCCTACTCGATGTGGGACTGAATTACCTTTCACTCAACAGGGCCTCGGTAACGCTGTCCGGTGGCGAGAGTCAACGAATCAGGCTTGCCACACAGATAGGTTCCCAACTGGTGAATGTTCTTTATATACTCGATGAACCCAGTATCGGTTTGCATCAGCGGGATAACAACAGGCTCATAGATTCGTTGAAGAAATTACGTGATTCGGGCAATTCGGTCATTGTAGTAGAGCACGATAAAGATATTATGCTCGATGCCGATTATGTGGTCGATCTTGGTCCCTATGCAGGGCGTCGCGGAGGTAAGGTCGTGTTTGCGGGAACACCGAAAGAAATGCTTAGTGCAAGCACAATGACTGCCGATTACCTGAATGGTAGGCTCAAAATAGAGATACCGAAGAAAAGGCGAAAAGGTAACGGTAAGAAAATAACAATAAAAGGTGCGACCGGGCACAATCTGAAAGATGTATCAGTTACATTCCCCCTCAATACATTCATTTGTGTGACGGGAGTATCGGGTAGCGGCAAGTCGAGTCTTATAAACGGAACGCTGCAACCGATATTGAGCCAGCACCTATACAAGTCTTTAACCGATCCATTGCCATATAAGACATTAGACGGAATCGACAATGTGGATAAAGTTATCAGTGTAGACCAATCGCCTATCGGCCGTACACCGCGTTCCAATCCTGCGACCTATACTGGTGTATTTTCCGATATCCGTAATCTTTTTGTAGGACTTCCGGAGTCGAAAATCAGAGGATATAAACCCGGACGATTTTCATTTAATGTAAAAGGCGGGCGGTGTGAAGTCTGTGGAGGAAACGGCTATAAGACTATCGGTATGAATTTCCTTCCTGATGTTTATGTGCAATGCGAAGAATGTCACGGAAAACGCTACAATAGAGAAACGTTGGAAGTCCGCTTTAAAGGTAAGTCTATTGCTGATGTACTGGATATGACAATCAATATGGCTGTTGAGTTTTTCGAAAATGTCCCTATTATATTGCATAAAGTGAAAGTGTTGCAAGAGGTAGGTCTGGGATATCTCAAACTCGGTCAGCCTTCCACTACATTATCGGGTGGAGAATCGCAGCGTATAAAACTGGCATCCGAACTGGCCAGAATAGATACAGGGAATACTATATATATATTGGATGAACCTACAACAGGACTTCATTTCGAAGACATCAGAGTATTGCTCGGTGTATTAAATAAACTGGTAGACAGAGGCAATACAATCATTGTAATAGAACATAATCAGGATATTATAAAAAGTGCCGATTATATTATAGATATGGGGCCTGATGGGGGAATCGGAGGAGGTACAGTTGTTGCTGTGGGAAAACCGGAAGAGGTCATTAAAGAGAAAAATAGCTTTACGGCTGAATATCTAAGAGATGAGTTAAGTTAA
- a CDS encoding lytic transglycosylase domain-containing protein gives MKKYIIYSLSVLILCFLAFFLLSNNSGEEVQSKVPYVLSMTKSVEVPHKVEFAGEELILDRYDLHERYDREINGFTYLHSTTLLLIKKANRYFPIIEPILKENGIPEDFKYLAVIESSLDHRAVSSAGAAGLWQFMPKTAPSYGLEVSSEVDERYSIEKSTEAACRYFKEAYAKYGSWASVALSYNAGQGRISTELDKQQAEDSLDLWLVNETTRYYYRMLAIKQIFEDPSKYGFVLTENDLYKPIEFTKVEVTQSIPDLASFAKEKGLTYAQLKDFNSWLRDRKLTITSKSRSSYTILLPTQESLYYKKGENIKVHDKAWIYRDR, from the coding sequence ATGAAAAAATATATAATATATTCCCTTTCCGTCCTCATTTTGTGCTTTCTGGCATTTTTTTTACTTTCCAATAATAGTGGCGAAGAAGTACAATCGAAAGTACCCTATGTACTGTCGATGACTAAGTCCGTGGAAGTTCCCCATAAGGTAGAGTTTGCCGGAGAAGAGCTCATTCTGGACAGGTATGATCTGCATGAACGTTACGACCGTGAGATAAACGGGTTTACTTATCTACATTCTACAACTTTACTCCTGATAAAGAAAGCCAACCGCTATTTCCCCATTATAGAACCTATATTGAAGGAAAATGGTATTCCTGAAGATTTTAAATATCTCGCCGTAATAGAAAGTAGTCTCGACCACCGTGCGGTTTCGTCGGCCGGAGCGGCCGGATTGTGGCAATTTATGCCTAAAACTGCACCCAGCTACGGATTGGAAGTGTCGTCGGAAGTGGACGAACGATATTCGATAGAGAAATCGACAGAAGCTGCATGCCGTTACTTCAAAGAGGCTTATGCCAAATATGGAAGTTGGGCGAGCGTCGCTTTATCCTATAATGCAGGACAAGGGCGGATAAGTACCGAACTGGATAAGCAGCAGGCCGAAGATAGTCTCGACCTATGGTTGGTAAACGAAACTACCCGCTATTATTACCGTATGCTGGCAATTAAGCAAATATTCGAAGATCCGTCCAAATACGGGTTTGTCCTTACCGAAAACGACTTATACAAACCTATCGAGTTTACAAAAGTAGAAGTGACACAGTCTATCCCCGATTTGGCGAGCTTTGCCAAAGAAAAAGGACTTACTTATGCTCAGTTGAAAGATTTCAATTCATGGCTCAGAGATAGAAAACTAACTATTACTTCCAAAAGTCGTAGTTCATATACAATTCTTTTACCTACACAGGAATCGCTCTATTACAAAAAGGGTGAGAATATAAAAGTACACGATAAGGCCTGGATTTACAGAGACAGATAA
- the ispE gene encoding 4-(cytidine 5'-diphospho)-2-C-methyl-D-erythritol kinase has product MICFPNAKINLGLNIVSKRADGYHNLETIFYPIGIKDALEIIICEEQPSDTFIEAGIKVDSIAEDNLVMKALRLMRTQFKFPPVEVHLLKKIPFGAGLGGGSADASFMLKLINSTCGLNISDEELAALAVQLGADCPFFIYNRPVFASGIGEVFEDINLSLKGYFMVLIKPDIHVPTKDAFAEVKPKQPHISLKEIIKQPVSDWKGLMVNDFEKSVFVKYPVIGGLKEDLYKKGALYASMTGSGSSVFGIFKEEQSDIQNSYQDCIVWQGPA; this is encoded by the coding sequence ATGATTTGTTTCCCCAACGCAAAAATAAATTTAGGTCTGAATATTGTATCTAAGCGGGCAGATGGATATCACAATCTGGAAACCATCTTTTACCCCATTGGTATAAAAGACGCTCTGGAGATAATAATCTGTGAAGAGCAACCTTCCGACACCTTTATTGAAGCCGGAATAAAAGTGGACTCTATTGCTGAAGACAATTTGGTAATGAAGGCCTTGAGGCTGATGCGGACGCAGTTTAAGTTTCCCCCGGTTGAGGTACACCTTTTAAAAAAGATACCTTTTGGCGCAGGACTTGGAGGGGGGTCGGCAGACGCCTCTTTCATGCTGAAACTTATAAACAGCACTTGCGGACTGAATATTTCCGACGAGGAACTGGCTGCATTAGCGGTACAACTGGGAGCCGACTGTCCTTTTTTTATCTACAACCGGCCCGTATTTGCAAGTGGGATAGGAGAAGTATTTGAAGATATCAATTTATCTCTCAAAGGATACTTTATGGTACTGATTAAGCCGGATATTCATGTGCCTACCAAGGATGCCTTTGCCGAAGTAAAGCCGAAACAGCCTCATATATCATTGAAGGAAATCATAAAACAGCCTGTTTCAGACTGGAAAGGGTTGATGGTAAATGATTTTGAAAAAAGTGTATTTGTCAAATATCCTGTAATTGGAGGTTTGAAAGAGGATTTATATAAGAAAGGGGCATTGTATGCATCCATGACAGGTTCGGGCTCTTCTGTTTTTGGAATTTTTAAGGAAGAGCAATCTGATATTCAAAACTCTTATCAGGACTGCATTGTGTGGCAGGGACCCGCATAA
- a CDS encoding diaminopimelate dehydrogenase produces the protein MKKIRAAIVGYGNIGQYVLDAILSSPDFEVAGIVRRDPNNVPDELKKYPVVKTVKELKDVEVAILCTPTRSVEEYAKECLTAGINTVDSYDIHGGIVALRKSLDTVAKANNTVSIISAGWDPGTDSMVRSMFEFMAPKGITYTNFGPGMSMGHTVAVKAIKGVKAALSMTIPVGTGIHRRMVYIEVEDGHNFADVAAAIKADDYFAHDETHVMQVECVDNLKDMGHGVNMVRKGVSGDTQNQLLDFNMKINNPALTAQVLVASARATLKQKPGAYTMIEVPIIDYIYGDKEALIKKLV, from the coding sequence ATGAAAAAAATCAGAGCAGCAATTGTCGGATACGGAAATATCGGACAATATGTATTGGATGCGATATTATCATCGCCGGATTTCGAAGTGGCAGGTATTGTACGCCGCGACCCTAATAATGTTCCAGACGAACTGAAAAAATATCCTGTAGTAAAAACAGTAAAGGAACTGAAAGATGTAGAGGTGGCAATACTTTGTACACCTACACGCAGTGTCGAAGAATATGCAAAAGAATGTCTTACTGCCGGAATCAATACCGTGGACAGCTACGATATACATGGCGGGATCGTTGCTTTGCGCAAATCGCTGGATACAGTAGCCAAAGCTAACAACACCGTGTCTATCATTTCAGCGGGATGGGATCCGGGTACAGATTCTATGGTGCGTTCCATGTTTGAATTCATGGCGCCTAAAGGTATCACATATACAAATTTCGGTCCGGGTATGAGTATGGGACATACGGTTGCCGTGAAAGCCATAAAAGGAGTAAAAGCGGCATTGTCCATGACTATCCCTGTGGGTACGGGGATTCATCGTCGTATGGTTTATATAGAAGTGGAAGATGGACATAATTTTGCTGATGTAGCGGCAGCAATCAAAGCTGACGACTATTTTGCACATGACGAAACGCATGTAATGCAGGTAGAATGCGTGGATAACCTCAAGGATATGGGACATGGTGTGAATATGGTACGTAAAGGTGTTTCGGGAGATACACAGAATCAGCTTCTGGACTTCAACATGAAGATAAACAATCCAGCCCTTACGGCCCAGGTACTTGTGGCGTCGGCACGTGCTACCCTGAAACAAAAGCCGGGAGCGTACACTATGATCGAAGTGCCTATAATAGATTATATATATGGCGACAAAGAAGCCTTGATAAAGAAATTGGTGTAA
- a CDS encoding DUF2461 domain-containing protein, producing MAKIETFKGFTPETFRFFNDLKENNYKEWFDEHKHIYEKEVLNPLKALVTTLSPAMHNIDTSFELRPHRCLSRIYRDIRFSKNKDPYKDFMWMAFQIPVTNDIWKDYPGYFLEISGEGYALGLGLFQPKKKVMDAFREEITYDAEEFRKVTQKTVLDRGYVINGEEYKRPIANNLPEYFQPWIQRKGIWVSKHRPVGEELFSADFANLMKEDFVAMEWLYNFMKEVTMD from the coding sequence ATGGCTAAAATAGAAACATTTAAAGGTTTTACTCCGGAAACATTCAGGTTCTTTAACGACCTGAAAGAGAATAATTATAAAGAATGGTTCGATGAACACAAGCATATCTACGAAAAGGAGGTCTTGAACCCGTTGAAAGCCTTAGTTACTACATTATCGCCTGCTATGCACAATATAGATACTTCTTTCGAATTGCGCCCACATCGCTGTCTGTCGAGAATATACCGCGACATCCGCTTTTCGAAGAATAAAGATCCGTATAAAGATTTTATGTGGATGGCATTTCAGATACCTGTTACAAATGATATCTGGAAAGATTATCCGGGCTATTTTCTTGAAATTTCCGGTGAGGGATATGCATTAGGACTGGGGCTTTTCCAACCGAAGAAGAAAGTAATGGATGCATTCAGGGAAGAGATAACCTATGATGCAGAAGAATTCCGTAAAGTAACCCAAAAGACTGTATTAGACAGGGGGTATGTTATAAACGGCGAAGAATACAAACGTCCGATAGCTAACAACTTACCCGAATATTTCCAGCCATGGATACAGCGCAAAGGTATATGGGTGAGCAAACACAGACCGGTAGGAGAAGAGTTATTCTCCGCTGATTTTGCTAACCTGATGAAAGAAGACTTTGTGGCTATGGAATGGCTCTATAACTTTATGAAAGAAGTAACGATGGATTAA
- the glmM gene encoding phosphoglucosamine mutase produces MALIKSISGIRGTIGGRVGDGLNPLDTVKFVSAYASFIRENVKNGSNAIVVGRDARISGKMMEQIVVGTLMGMGFDVVNIGLATTPTTELAVAMEHACGGIILTASHNPKQWNALKLLNENGEFLNAKEGEEVLRIAESEDFHYAHIDHIGSIKEKDYTDKHIQAVLDLTLVDVEAIKAADFEVSIDCVNSVGGIVIPKLLKALGVNKINELYCTPNGEFPHNPEPLPEHLKDISIMMKTTSSDVGFVVDPDVDRLAIICENGDMFGEEYTLVAVADYVLKHTPGNTVSNLSSSRALRDVTRKYGCEYNPAAVGEVNVTTKMKATDAVIGGEGNGGVIYPASHYGRDSLVGIALFLSHLAHEKKKVSEVRASYPQYYIAKQKVELTPGLDVDGILKAVKDKFSQYDVTDIDGVKIDFPDKWVHLRKSNTEPIIRVYSEAHTMKEAEEIGGEIMNVIRQLAK; encoded by the coding sequence ATGGCCTTAATAAAATCTATATCAGGAATACGGGGGACTATCGGTGGCAGAGTCGGTGATGGCCTCAATCCGCTTGATACGGTGAAATTCGTATCTGCATACGCTTCTTTTATAAGGGAAAATGTAAAGAATGGTTCCAATGCTATTGTTGTTGGTCGCGACGCCCGTATTTCGGGAAAAATGATGGAGCAGATAGTTGTAGGTACGCTTATGGGGATGGGATTCGATGTGGTAAATATCGGTTTGGCGACAACACCTACTACCGAACTCGCTGTCGCTATGGAACATGCCTGTGGTGGAATTATCCTTACAGCAAGTCACAATCCAAAGCAATGGAATGCATTGAAACTGCTCAACGAAAATGGAGAGTTTCTCAATGCTAAGGAAGGCGAAGAGGTTCTTCGTATAGCCGAAAGCGAAGATTTTCATTATGCACATATCGACCATATTGGCAGTATTAAAGAGAAAGATTATACAGACAAACATATACAGGCAGTCCTCGACCTTACATTGGTAGATGTGGAAGCCATTAAAGCGGCTGACTTTGAAGTCTCTATCGACTGCGTCAATTCTGTAGGCGGCATTGTTATTCCCAAGCTGTTAAAGGCATTGGGTGTAAATAAAATAAACGAATTGTACTGTACTCCTAACGGTGAATTTCCGCACAATCCGGAACCGCTTCCGGAGCACTTGAAAGATATATCGATAATGATGAAAACCACATCGTCCGATGTCGGTTTTGTTGTTGATCCCGATGTAGACCGTCTGGCAATTATTTGCGAAAATGGTGATATGTTTGGTGAAGAATATACGCTGGTTGCAGTAGCCGACTATGTATTGAAGCATACTCCGGGCAATACTGTGTCCAATCTTAGCTCGAGTCGGGCATTGCGCGATGTGACACGTAAATACGGTTGTGAATACAATCCTGCTGCAGTAGGAGAAGTAAATGTGACTACCAAGATGAAAGCTACCGATGCTGTTATAGGTGGAGAAGGAAATGGCGGGGTTATCTATCCGGCCAGCCACTATGGGCGCGATTCGCTGGTGGGTATTGCTTTGTTCCTGTCGCATCTGGCACACGAAAAAAAGAAAGTAAGTGAGGTACGCGCGTCTTATCCACAGTACTATATAGCAAAACAGAAAGTAGAACTGACTCCCGGACTCGATGTGGATGGCATACTGAAGGCTGTTAAAGACAAATTCAGCCAATATGATGTAACGGATATAGATGGTGTAAAAATAGATTTCCCCGACAAATGGGTACACCTTCGCAAATCGAATACCGAGCCTATTATCCGAGTATATTCCGAAGCGCATACAATGAAAGAGGCCGAAGAAATAGGCGGCGAAATAATGAATGTAATCAGGCAGTTGGCAAAATAA
- a CDS encoding DUF4827 family protein codes for MRKIIGAIFTFMSLAIVFSACGGETYADKLKQEKKGLERFINDNKITTRGTYPADHKFADNEYYLDENTGVYFRVIDPGDESKLPVKGKTDVYLRYESILNLLNENDTLAQNNFQGTYMTFRYGNTSTYMGSGTSTTYQLQMYYFLSQACVLPLEQGLGNGAEVSLIVPFANGSTYQQANYIPMFYGRLRYQFTLDETEETKE; via the coding sequence ATGAGAAAGATTATTGGCGCAATATTTACTTTTATGAGCTTAGCGATTGTATTTTCTGCATGTGGCGGAGAAACATATGCTGATAAACTGAAACAAGAAAAGAAAGGTCTCGAACGCTTTATAAATGATAATAAGATTACGACCAGAGGAACATATCCGGCCGATCATAAATTTGCCGATAACGAGTATTATCTGGATGAAAATACCGGGGTTTATTTCCGGGTGATCGATCCGGGAGATGAAAGTAAACTGCCGGTAAAAGGAAAAACAGACGTGTATCTCAGATATGAGAGTATTCTTAATTTGCTGAACGAAAACGATACGTTGGCTCAAAATAATTTTCAGGGTACATATATGACTTTCCGCTATGGAAATACATCCACATATATGGGTAGCGGCACTTCTACTACCTATCAACTTCAGATGTATTACTTCCTGTCTCAGGCATGTGTTTTGCCTTTAGAACAAGGATTAGGAAATGGCGCTGAAGTTAGCCTGATTGTTCCGTTTGCAAACGGGTCTACTTATCAGCAGGCAAATTACATTCCGATGTTTTATGGCCGTTTGAGATACCAATTTACATTGGATGAAACCGAAGAAACTAAAGAGTAA
- a CDS encoding DHH family phosphoesterase, which translates to MISKIIASQKITEVEELLDKYDKIVIVTHVSPDGDAIGSSLGLYHYLNNLGNNVNVIVPNSFPDFLKWIPGAKDILDYEKYPEFAQKLIAEAELIFCLDFNVPKRSYHLGPFIEAAKGKKVLIDHHPEPTDFCDVMISYPEISSTSELIFRLICRMGDFEVMSHESATAIYTGMMTDTGAFTYNSNSAEIYYIIGELLKKGINKDQIYSNVYHNYSEDRYRMLGFTLSEKMKIYPEYNSALIWLTNEEQKRYKVKKGDTEGFANLPLNIKGIIFSVFIREDNEMIKISFRSQKDFPSNKFAAQCYNGGGHLNASGGEFYGTMDEAIAIFEKALPEYADLLTKK; encoded by the coding sequence ATGATTTCAAAGATAATAGCCAGTCAGAAAATAACAGAGGTAGAAGAGTTACTCGACAAATATGATAAAATAGTGATTGTGACACATGTATCGCCTGATGGTGATGCTATTGGATCATCTTTGGGATTATATCATTATCTGAACAATTTGGGCAACAATGTAAATGTAATTGTTCCAAATTCTTTTCCCGATTTTCTGAAATGGATACCCGGTGCGAAGGATATTCTCGATTATGAAAAATATCCTGAATTTGCGCAAAAGTTGATAGCTGAGGCTGAATTGATATTCTGCCTCGACTTTAATGTACCAAAACGCTCTTATCATTTAGGGCCTTTTATAGAAGCGGCAAAAGGGAAAAAGGTATTGATAGATCATCATCCCGAACCAACCGATTTTTGTGATGTGATGATCTCATATCCCGAAATATCATCGACCAGCGAGCTCATTTTCCGTCTCATTTGCCGTATGGGTGATTTTGAAGTGATGAGCCACGAAAGCGCTACCGCGATCTATACCGGAATGATGACCGATACGGGTGCATTTACCTATAATTCCAATAGTGCCGAAATCTATTACATTATAGGTGAATTGCTAAAAAAAGGCATAAACAAAGACCAGATATACTCGAATGTATATCATAATTATTCAGAAGACCGTTACCGGATGCTGGGTTTTACCCTGTCTGAAAAGATGAAGATATATCCTGAATATAATTCGGCTTTGATATGGCTGACAAATGAAGAACAGAAAAGATATAAAGTAAAAAAAGGCGACACAGAGGGCTTTGCCAATCTGCCTTTAAATATTAAAGGAATTATTTTCTCTGTTTTTATACGTGAAGACAATGAAATGATAAAAATTTCGTTTCGTTCTCAGAAGGACTTTCCTAGCAACAAGTTTGCAGCTCAATGTTACAATGGTGGAGGCCATCTTAATGCTTCGGGAGGGGAATTTTACGGAACAATGGATGAGGCAATCGCTATATTTGAAAAAGCATTGCCGGAATATGCTGATTTATTGACAAAGAAATAA
- a CDS encoding phBC6A51 family helix-turn-helix protein, translating into MAKYSEESVEKIVSLIEDDFCSVAEICRVMGISRKTFYMWKDTKPELAREIAKAENQREERTRQMLYSSLKKRLDGYIMVEEKEIYLPDPCNPERVSLQSKTIKRKNCLPDLRTIKLLLDRQDRKSLSRPPQDEEQSDSRKGEENSRIETSEQNEEPEREPVLVPAEIAEVEDDDMEQYIAENGDEDSSEIDEAEMNEYFERMDKAFAARQEIKRKLIANNNRKAASQQSKRKKRRRK; encoded by the coding sequence ATGGCAAAGTATAGTGAAGAATCAGTAGAAAAAATCGTATCCCTGATAGAAGATGATTTTTGTTCGGTAGCTGAAATATGCAGGGTAATGGGTATCAGCCGTAAAACATTTTACATGTGGAAAGACACCAAGCCCGAACTGGCGAGGGAAATAGCTAAGGCCGAGAATCAGCGGGAGGAAAGAACTCGCCAGATGTTATATTCGTCCCTGAAAAAACGGCTCGACGGATATATCATGGTTGAAGAAAAAGAGATTTACCTGCCTGATCCCTGTAATCCGGAGAGAGTGTCCTTACAATCGAAAACGATAAAACGGAAGAATTGCCTGCCCGATCTGCGTACCATAAAACTGCTGTTGGACAGGCAGGACAGGAAAAGCCTTTCCCGTCCACCGCAAGACGAGGAGCAATCCGACTCAAGGAAAGGTGAGGAAAACAGTAGAATTGAAACATCCGAACAAAATGAGGAGCCGGAGAGAGAACCCGTACTTGTACCAGCAGAGATAGCGGAGGTGGAAGATGATGATATGGAACAGTACATAGCAGAGAATGGCGATGAAGATAGCTCTGAGATTGATGAAGCAGAAATGAATGAATATTTTGAGCGGATGGATAAGGCGTTTGCAGCCCGTCAGGAAATAAAGCGGAAACTGATTGCTAATAATAATCGAAAGGCTGCGAGTCAACAGAGTAAAAGGAAAAAGAGACGTAGAAAATGA
- a CDS encoding CRISPR-associated DxTHG motif protein translates to MAPTPREVTLDTTHSLRSPLR, encoded by the coding sequence TTGGCCCCCACTCCCCGAGAGGTGACTTTAGATACTACTCACTCTCTCCGAAGCCCCCTTAGGTAG